CGGCGACGCGATCACCGTCGAGGAGATCATCGGCGACGCGCTCGCGGTCCGCGGCCTCGGCGGCATCTACGGCGTCGGCAAGGCCGCGGTCGAGCCGCCGCGCCTGCTGGTCGCGACCTGCGGCCCCGCCGACGCCACCCGCCACGTCGCGCTGGTCGGCAAGGGCATCACCTTCGACACCGGCGGCCTGCACCTCAAGGCCCGCGGCATGATGGAGACGATGAAGGCCGACATGGGCGGCGCCGCCGCGGTGCTCGGCGCGTTCCGCGTGCTGGCCGCCGAGCGGCCCAGCTACCGGCTGTCGCTGGTCCTGTGCATCGCCGAGAACGCGATCGACGCGCGCAGCTACAAGCCCGATGACATCCTGCGCATGCACTCGGGCAAGACCGTCGAGATCAACAACACCGACGCCGAGGGCCGCCTGCTGCTCGCCGACGGCGTCAGCTGGGCCGCGCGCGAGCTCCACGCCGACGTGATCATCGACGCCGCGACCCTGACCGGCGCGCAGCTCATCGCCACCGGCCTGGTCCACGCCGCGGTGGTCAGCGACGACGCCGCGCTCGAGGCCCTGGCGATCGAGGTCGGCCGCGCCTCGGGCGACCTGTGTCCACCCGCTGCCGTTCGCGCCCGAGCTGTACGCGCACGAGTTCCGGAGCCCGGTCGCCGATCTGCGCAACTCGGTCGCCGATCGCAACAACGCGCAGTCGAGCTGCGCCGCGCAGTTCGTCTACGAGCACCTCGCCGACGCACCCGGCGCGGCCGCCCGCCGCTGGTGCCACATCGACCTCGCCGGCCCCGCGTTCCCCAAGGATCGCGCCACCGGCTACGGCGTCGCGCTGATCGCCGAGCTGGTCCGCCGCGCCGCCGCGTAGCGCCACTCGGGTGCGCGAACCGCCGCGCCGCCCCGGCGCGTAGCCGCTCGGTTGCGCGCGCCGCCGCTTGGCGTCGCGGGCCGCCGCGGGACCTCCGTGCAAAGCCAGGCCCCCGGCGGCGGCCGTCGATTCCCGGCGCTTGCGCGCGCCGTCGCTTGGCACCGTCGCGGGCCCATGCCAGGCTGCGCGGCGGAAGCGCTTCTGCGACTGGTGTGCGGCTCGGCCTTCAAAGCCGATGGTGCTCCGCGCGAGCGGCGGCACGGCGGGTTCGATTCCCGTGCGCTTCCGTTAGTTCTTCACGACTTGCAGCCGCTTCTCCGGTCCCGCGGACACGTCGCGGACACTCCAGGCCGGCGCTGGCTCATCAAGTGACGCCACAGCCGCCCGAGTCATCCCTGGGGCCAGGTGCGCGTACCGCAGCGTCATCGCGATCGTGCCGTGGCCCATCAGCTCCTTGATCACGGTGACGGGCTGGCCGTGCATCGCGAGGTGGCTCGCGTACGTGTGACGAAGCACATGCCAGCCAACGACCGCAGGCCGCCCGCAGGCCACGCGCGCTTGAGCCCGTACCGCCAGGCCCCGATGGTGAAGTCGCCGCCGTCGAGGTCAACGAACACGCGTTCGCCCCGCAGGTGCCGATGCCCATGGAGGGCGGCCACGCGCGCTCGCCGGCAGGTCGATGCAGCGCGGCCGGCCGTTCTTCGGCGTGCCCTCCTGGTTCGCCAGGTTCACACGGACGTGGATCTTGCCGGCGACAAGATCGACGTCCTCCCCACCTCAGTGCCCGCAGCTCGCCAAGCCGGAGGCCGGTCTTCACCGCGACGAGCACGGCGATCGACCAGCCTTCCACCTTCGCTGCACCCGCGACCAGGCGCTCGCATTCCTCGAAGGCGAAGAAGTCGAACTTCGGCGTCGAGGTCTGCAACCACTCGATCTCGGGCACCGCTGCGATGTGCTTTCCGTTTGCGGGCGTTGACCAGGATGTTGCGCAACGTCGTGAGCACGTTGTTGATGGTTTTGGCGGACCGCCCGGCCTTCGCCAGGCCGAGCTTCAGGTCCTCGACGCCGACCTCATCGATCTCGTCGAGGCGCTTGCCGCCGAACCTCGGCAGCAGGTGATGCCGCAGGTGAGACTCCTTCGCGTTGATCGTGGCCGGCTTGTTGACGCGCTTGTTGCCGATCGCTCGCATCTTCGGCAGGTAGTGCCCCTCGGCGAACTCGCTAAACATCGGGCATGGCGGCTCCTCCTCGCGCTCGACCGGCTGACCGGGCCACGAGCCGCCGAGCGCCGCCGTGATGGCCCTGCGCTCAGCTTCGGTGGCCCCGATCTTCGTTGGCGACAGATCCTGGAACGGCCCGGTCACCCCGGGCCTCCCTGAGATCCGCCGCCTCGTGCCGTCGGGCAGCCTGACGGTGGTTTTGAAGAACCAGCGGCCGGTTCTCGTGTCGCGATCGGCAGGCATGGACACTCCAGCCGCGCTACCTGCGATGACCATCCACCAACCATCGCATGAGGCTCCGACGGCTGATGCGAATGAGCTTCCCGATCCGCTGGTGCGGAACCTCGCCGCGAGCCACGACCGCGTACATCGCGTTGCGGCCGATCCGCATCAGCCCGGCCGCCTCCTCGACAGTCAGGACGTCGTCTTCGTCCGGCGACTCGACCGCGGACCCGACCTCGGCGGTGTCGTTGGTGCTGGTCTGCGCAGCGCTGGCTTTCTTCACCAAAGCGACCCTGCGCCCGCGCCGCGTGAAGCGGAAGGTTACGGCGAGGTCGGACACGGTAACCACTTGTCACCGGGTTCGCAGCTTCCGATACTCGGTTCGCCAAGTCCCATGCGTAAGTCGACGTTCGAGGACGCCAGGGGTCGGCTGGAGAACGCCGGCATCTCCACCGACGTGTTCTACGCCGCCGTCGTGTACGCCGACGAGGCGGGTTCGACCGGATTGCTGAACGGCGCACATGACCGCAACGAACAGCGACTCACGGCAGCGGTCGGACTCCACGCGCTCATCGAGGGGCACGCATTCCTCTTTCTGGACGACGAGGTCGTTGCGAGCGACGGACAGATCGCCGCCCACTACGAGACGGCGCGCAGCGCCCTCAACGAGATCGTCGATCGCCTGCGGCTGAACAGCGCCGAGCGCACCGCCCGATCTGTCGAGAGGGCTCCCCTGCTCCTCTGCCGCAACCTCGCTTGAGTTGACTGCGCTCCTGAGCGAGAAGGGCGTCAGCTTCCGCGATCAGGCGCACCTGCTCTTGAACCCGCTGCCCGGCAAGAAGCACGCGCCCTCCGTGTGAAGAACAAGGGCGAGGACGATTCCGAAACCGAGGAGATGGCGCTGGAGCGCGCGTCACCGGAACCTCAAGGTCGCGGCGCATCGCCTGCGGAAGAAAGCAGGCACGACGGAAGAAGACGACGAGGCGCTCGTCGCCAAAGTCTTCCCGCCCGCCGACGAGTAGCGCGGAGCCGGTTACAAACAACACCCGGGGAGGGCGTCCCCGGTAACCTGTTCGGCTTCGTCGAAATGCGCCAAGAGTGGTGGCCACTTCACCGAGGCCCCCATGGAACGACTCCTGACTCGCCAAGAAGCCGCCGCCCTCCTGCGAAAGCCGGAGAGCTGGCTCAAGTACGCCGAGCGTCACGGCCGGATCCCGTTCGTGCGCGTCGGCCAGCAGATCCGCTACCGCGCCGCCGACCTGACGGCGTGGCTGGATGGGAGCCGGTCTGCGGCCGAAGGGCGAAACACGTGAGCACCTCACAGAGCTTCGGGCAGTTCGCCGGCTGGGATGCTGTTCCCGCGAACCCGACCCCACCCATCTCTTCTCCGCCAATTGTAGAAACTACGCTGCCTCAAGACGTAGTCCTCACCTGGGCTGACCTCGCGCAGGAGCCCCAGGAACTACGAGCACGCGAGCTGGATCTGTTGGGCTATGCCACCATGGCCGAGCGGGGTTCGGTTGTGCGGGTGGACCTCCGCCGGGTACTGGACCTGCAAACAACGCCTTTGCCCGCAGTGCAGCCAGCGCATCTCCCACAAGAACGCCGGCCAGGTCGTCGCCGCCGTCGCGGCCATGAAGCATCCCGTCTACACGCTGTTCACGTACCGCTCGAAGGGGCTGGGCGCGCCCACCTTGCGCACGGCGGTGACGTCGTTCCGCCACGGCCTCCGCCTCCTGCGGGAACGGCGCTTCTTCGCGTGCGTCCGCGCCGGTGTCGGCGCGATCGAGACCAGCCTCAGCAAGGACGGCACGGTCTGGCAAGTCCACTCGCACATGGCGTTGGACATCCACGGCGGCCTTGAGGAGGCTGTCCTCGCGGCGGCCTGGAAGAAGGTCACCGCCAACCGGGGCGAGGTTCAGCTTCACGACGCGATCTACAGTCCCTCGGGGTTCGCGACGTACACGACCAAGGCCGACACATGGTGCCCGCCCCCTGGGAAGACCAACCCGTTGCATCTCCTGGAGGTGGTGATGAGGGGTGTCCACGGCCGCCGGCTCCCAGATCGCCTGGCCACGGAAGAAGGGCGGACAGGCGCAATGACGGACGGAGAAGCGGACGCCTGGCGCGAGCAGGCACGCCGCCGAAGCGAACATGTGTTCGATGTTGCCGAGGCACTTCACGCCCTGCCGGGGGGAACCTGGGCACCTCCGTCGATGGGGTTCGCCACGTTCGGCGAGTGGTCCGAGACCGAGTTGGGCTTCGGGAAGCGCACGGCGGAACAGTACGTGGCGCTCTGGGCCTGGCTGAACCAGGCTCCTCCGGATAGGCGAGAGCGCCTTCGCTCGATCCCGTGGACGAAGCTGCGGCTCCTGATGCGCGCCGGCTACCGCGCCGACGAGGAGGTCCCGCGCGGCGTCGTCGAGGCCCCGCGCGCCATGCTGGAAGGAACCCAGCAGACGCGCGCGCGGCGATCTCAAGCACCACCGATTCGCGCTCGAAGCGGAGGAGACAGACCTCCTCGAACAAGCTCTCGTCCGAGCGGGCCAGCTGTCGGGCTCGACGTTCCGCAGCCACAACCTCACGGTGATCTGCCAGGACTTCCTGGCCACCAACTGCTTCGGGAAGCTCGACGATCCCGATACCCGGGCGCGCTACCTCGCGCGCTTGGAGGCCGCGTTGGGCCTGAGCATTGTCGCCTTCGATTCCGACGGAGATGTGGTGGCGGGCGCGCATCATTTCGGCGGGTCCTCGCAGACGTCCCGGCGCAGTGATGGCTAAGTAGGTCCACAGCCGGAGGCGGCTACCATCGATAGGCTCAGCGCGAATGCGTGCGGCGCGCGAGCACGCTCGCGCCGACGTCGGCCACCATGATCTGCCGCGCCTTGCGGATCTTCGCGATCCACGGCGAGCCCACGTTTCCCTGGATGTTCAACGGAGGGCCCCACCGACGAATGACCTCCGACTCGACCACCGAGAGCTTCGCGCAATCGGCGGGCTTCGCCCAGACGGCCAGCTCCAGCCGGTCGAGCATCCACGCCGTGAGCCTCGCGTCAGCGGCCCGGTCGAGGCCGAAGTGCGTGGGCTTGGCGTCAGGCCGGTTCGCGTTGCGGGGTACGGCTCGAAGCGGGAGTTCGTCTCGAAGCAGCGCGGCGAAGGACCGGCGCACCGTCGACTGGCCGGTGCTTCCGGTGCGGAAGTGCGTTTGGAGATCTCGGCTCGCCAGGCTCCGCTCGGCCTTCCCGACATAAAGGGGCCGCGCATCAGGGGCGGCCCCGAGCCCCAGCAGTTGCCAGGTCTCGATCGAGCCGTGCAGGGCGTAGAGCCCGGCGGCGTTCGGCACGTGGCCCTCAGCATCGACGAGCCGGTACCGCGGAGCGGCGAGGGCAACGAGGAGCCGTCAACGAGGTCGAGGTCCATCTGCGTCAAGCCTTGCGACCACGCGTTCGAGTCTGCCTTGGCGATGCGTGCGACGGCGTGTCGACCAGCTCGGCGAGCTGCGCGTAGCGCGCACGCGCCGGATCCGCGCGCCACGCACGGTCGACAAGCTCCAGGAGCAGGTCGTTGACGCTCATGCGGCGATCGAACGCAGCGTGCCTCAGCTCGACGTGGAGGCGGGGGTGGCATCCGGAACGTGAAGCTCTGGAACTCCTCACGCTTCTTCGGTCTGCCCATCCGCCTGGGTTCTGTCGTCGCCTTGGCCATGCGTACTCCCGCGCGCTTCATGTGTGATTCTGACATCTTGACATCATCTTGACGATGCCGACACTTATTGCTATCATAAAGTCATGAAGCAAGAAGGCATCGAAGCTGGCAATCGCTACACGCGGCAGGAACTCCAGGCGGAACTGGGCAAGGCGGTCGTGGCGACCCTCAGCGAACTGGGGATCAACGCGCCTACCCTCAGCGTCGAGCACGGTCGCCGAATCGTGCGCGCGTTGCTTCGGCTCGGTGCGCGGCTCGCGCGCACTCGCGCCTGGTCGCTGGAGCAGTTCGTCGCCGCGGCTGTCGAGGCGTACGTCGACGAGGCCCCTTCGGGGTGGATGCCACCCGTGGCTCAGGCGTGACGACAAGCCACGCGCCCCCACCGGTGCTCGTCTACGCGAGAAGCGCGCACCACCTGGGAGCTGCCGGCCAGCTTCGGGCGCTTCGACACGTCGCGGCTGCGCGTGGGTGGCTGATCGCTGCGGAGCATGTCGACTTCAC
This is a stretch of genomic DNA from Myxococcales bacterium. It encodes these proteins:
- a CDS encoding tyrosine-type recombinase/integrase — translated: MLRHTYASHLAMHGQPVTVIKELMGHGTIAMTLRYAHLAPGMTRAAVASLDEPAPAWSVRDVSAGPEKRLQVVKN
- a CDS encoding helix-turn-helix domain-containing protein gives rise to the protein MRIGRNAMYAVVARGEVPHQRIGKLIRISRRSLMRWLVDGHRR
- a CDS encoding helix-turn-helix domain-containing protein, with translation MERLLTRQEAAALLRKPESWLKYAERHGRIPFVRVGQQIRYRAADLTAWLDGSRSAAEGRNT
- a CDS encoding protein rep, with product MCGWTSAGYWTCKQRLCPQCSQRISHKNAGQVVAAVAAMKHPVYTLFTYRSKGLGAPTLRTAVTSFRHGLRLLRERRFFACVRAGVGAIETSLSKDGTVWQVHSHMALDIHGGLEEAVLAAAWKKVTANRGEVQLHDAIYSPSGFATYTTKADTWCPPPGKTNPLHLLEVVMRGVHGRRLPDRLATEEGRTGAMTDGEADAWREQARRRSEHVFDVAEALHALPGGTWAPPSMGFATFGEWSETELGFGKRTAEQYVALWAWLNQAPPDRRERLRSIPWTKLRLLMRAGYRADEEVPRGVVEAPRAMLEGTQQTRARRSQAPPIRARSGGDRPPRTSSRPSGPAVGLDVPQPQPHGDLPGLPGHQLLREARRSRYPGALPRALGGRVGPEHCRLRFRRRCGGGRASFRRVLADVPAQ